GGCGGCCGATAGCCCGGCAGGTGCTCGCCCAGCTCGGCGACCCAGTCGTGCTCGACGAAGAAGTGCTGCCGTCCGGTGAGGGTGTGCCACGGCTTGCGCCGCTCGACGTTGATGGTGAACGGCGAGTACCGGCGCCCGCCCTTCTCCGAGCCCGACCACTCCGGACTGGTGAACACCGGCTGCGGCGCCTGCTGGGTGGCCGCGTAGGTGACGTGGTCGGTCTCGTGGCCCTCGACGAGGTCGGTGAACGGCTGCCCGGTCCGCTTTTCCAGCTGCAGGAAGCCTTCATGGGCGACACGGCCGTTGGTGGTACCCGACAGCGCGAGGATCGCCTCGCACATCCGGTCCGCTGTGGACAGTGACGGCCGCCCCGCGAAGGGGCCGTCGGGCACGACGCCGTTGCGGCGGCGCAGGTACTCCAGCTCCGGGGTGACGTCGACGGTGATGCCCTTGGTCGTGGTCCCGAGCTTGTCCAGCAGCGGGCCGACCGCGCGCATCTTGGCGCCGATGAGGGTGTAGTCGCGCTCGACCTCGACCAGCTTCGGCATGGTCACGCCAGGGACCGGGTCGCATTCACCGTATTTCCAGTCGCGCACCCGGCCCGACGGCGTCGCCAGCTCGTCCGGGGTGTCGTGCTGCAGCGGCGCGGCCAGCACGTCCCGGCGGGTGCCGAGGTGGGTGACCGCGAGCTCGCTGACCTTGTCGGCGAGCGCGAGGAACGCGTCGTAGTCGGTGTGCACCTCGCCGGGCGGGGCGACGGCCGGCGAGAACGCGTGCACGAAGGGGTGCATGTCGGTGGTGGAGATGTCGTGCTTCTCGTACCAGGTGGCCGCCGGCAGCACGATGTCGGAGTGCAGGCCGGTGTTGGTCATCCGGAAGTCGATCGTGGTGAGCAGGTCGAGCTTGCCGGTGGGGGCCTCGTCGCGCCACGCGACGTCGCGCGGGCGTTCGCCCGGCCCGCACTCCTCGGCCGAGGCCAGTGAGTCGACGCCGAGCAGGTGCTTCATGAAGAACTCGTTGCCCTTGCCGGACGAGCCGAGCAGGTTGGCCCGCCACAGCGTCAGGCAGCGCGGGAAGTTCGCCGGGGCGTCCGGGTCGTCGGCCACCGCGTGCAGCCGTCCTTCCCGCAGTTCGTTGACGATGTGCTGGGCGGTGCTCACCCCGGCGGCCGCGGCCTCGTCGGGCAGGTCGAGCGGGTTGCGGTCGAACGCGGGGTGGCCCGGTGACCAGCCCATCCGCTGCGCGGCCGCGACGGTGTCGGCGAAGGTCATCCCGGCCAGCCGGCCCTGCCCCAGCGGGGACGCGAGCTCGTCGGCGGGCACCTTCTCGTAGCGCCACTGGTCGGTGTGCAGGTACCAGAACGGGGTGCTCGCCTGGTGGCGCATCGGGCGCTGCCAGTCGAAGGCGAAGCTCAGGTGCTGCTGCCCGGTGAGCGGCCGGGCCTTCTCCTGGCCGACGTAGTGCGCCCATCCCCCGCCGTTGACGCCCTGGCAGCCGGTGAGGGTGACCAGCGCGATGAACGCGCGGTAGGTCATGTCGGAGTGGAACCACTGGTTGGCGCCGGCGCCCAGCGCGATGAGGGACCGGCCGTGGCTGCGCTCGGCGTTGCGGGCGAACTCGCGCCCGATCTTGGCCGCCATCGCCGCGGGCACGCCGGTGATCCGCTCCTGCCAGGCGGGGGTGTTCGGGGCGCCAGCGTCGTCGTAGCCGGTGGGCCAGTCGCCGGGCAGGTCGCCGCGGCGCACGCCGTACTGGGCCATGACCAGGTCGAAGACGCCGGTCACCAGGTGGTCGCCGACGCGCACGACCGGGACGCCGCGACGCATCGTGGCGCCGCCCTCGGTCTCGCCCACGTCGAACCGGGCGAGGTCGACGGCGACCGCTTCGGTGGCGTGGTCGAGCACGCCGAGCGCGGGCACGACGTCGCCCAGGTCGAGGTTCCACCGGCCCTCGCCCTCGGCGCCGTAGCGGAACCCGAGGGAGCCGTTGGGCACCACGGGTCCGCCGGTCGCGTCGTCGAGCAGGACGGTCTTGTGCTGCGCGCTCGCGTCGCCGTCGCCGAGGTCGGCGGCGGTGAGGAACCGGTCGGTGGCGTACACACCCGGCTCGCGCTCGCGCAGCGTCACCAGGAACGGCAGGTCGGTGTAGGACCGGACGTAGTCGGTGAAGTACGGGACCGGGCGGTCGCGGAAGAACTCGGTGAGCACGACGTGGCCCATGGCCATCGCCAGCGCGCCGTCCGTACCGGGGTGCGGGGCCAGCCAGTCGTCGGCGAACTTGACGTTGTCGGCGTAGTCGGGGCTGACCGCGACGACCTTGGTGCCGCGGTAGCGGGCCTCGGCGAGGAAGTGCGCGTCCGGGGTGCGCGTGACCGGGATGTTGGAGCCCCACATGATCAGGTAGGTGGCGTTCCACCAGTCGCCGGCTTCGGGGACGTCGGTCTGGTCGCCCCACACCTGCGGTGAGGCGACCGGCAGGTCGGCGTACCAGTCGTAGAACGAAAGCAGTGTGCCGCCGAGCAGCGCGTGGTAGCGGGTGCCGGCGGCGAAGGAGGCCATCGACATCGCCGGGATCGGCGAGAACCCGACGACGCGGTCGGGCCCGACGGTCTTGGTGGTGTGGACGTGCGCGGCCGCCACCATCGTCGTCGCCTCGTCGAAGGTGGCGCGCACGAACCCGCCGCGGCCGCGCTGTCCTTTGTAGGCCTCGGCCTTGCGCGGGTCTTCGACGATGTCCGCCCACGCCGCGACCGGGTCGCCGAACCGCTTCAGGCCGGCCCGGAACATGGTGAGCAGCGAGCCCCGCACGTAGGGGTGCCGCACCCGCGAAGGCGAGTATTCGTACCAGGAGAACGACGCGCCCCGCGGGCAGCCGCGGGGCTCGTAGTCGGGGCTGTCCGGGCCCGTCGTGGGGTAGTCGGTGGCCTGGTGCTCCCAGGTGATCAGGTCGTCCTTGACGAAGACGTTCCACGAGCACGACCCGGTGCAGTTCACGCCGTGGGTGGAGCGCACGACCCGGTCGTAGCTCCACCGGTCGCGGTAGAAGGACTCCCAGGCACCGGAGTCGATCTGGTGCAGGGTGCGTCCGTGATCGCCGACCGTCTCCTTGGTGAAGAACCGGCGGGCGCCGAGCAGCGGTCCGTGGCCGGGAACGTGATCGTTCGCGGGGACTGGTCGAGTGGACAAGACGCGACTCCTCCGGGCGGTCCGGCTCGGCGACCCCGCCTCACCGCGACACCACCCTGGCGTCAGCCGCACGGCACCCAGCCTGCGTGACAGCGCCGGGACGATCACGATGCGAATGTCACCCCTCGCAGGGACCTTCGTCCTTCGCTCGCCCAGCCGGCACGGACGGCGTTACCCTCGACCGAGAACGAATCATCGCGGGACGAGGAGGTCACCGTGGCTGGCAAGTTCGAGGTGTATCGGGACAAGGCCGGAAAGTTCAGGTTCCGCCTGAAGGCCGGGAATGGTGAGGTCGTCGCCGTCGGCGAGGCCTACGAAAGCAAAACCGGTGCGAAGGCCGGCTGCGAAGCCGTGCAACGTGCCGCCGCCGGGGCGCCGATCGTCGAGACGGATTCCTGAGTAGACACACCGTCAGGCGAAGTGGTTGTCCTCTCTGGGTGGCGCTCGTCGAAGTCCGATCGGCACCACCCAGGGACGCCGGCGACCCCGATGACCCGCTCCCACGCGGAAAAGTACCGATCGACCTGGCCCGGAACCATCCGGAGAACTCCCCCTCGCCGTCGCCCTCCATGATGAACATCCAGTCGCCTGCCCGCCAGAGCAGGATGTCCCAGCTTTGCTCCGCGTCCGTGTACGGGTCCTCAACAGTTCCCGTTGGCACGTCGGAAATCGACCACGTGCGCAGGTCTCTTTCCACGTTCGTCCACCACGGGAACCCGGCGACCGAATCCAGCCCCGAGGCCACGACGTAACGGACCGAACGAAGGAGAAGTGCCTGCCGATGGTGCGGGTGCCGCTACGGCAGTGGCGCGGGATCGGGTGCGGATGCCGTGGCCAGGACGCGTCGCAGGCCGTCGAAGGTTGCCAGGACTCGTCGGGCCTCCTCTTGCATCGACTGCATCGCAAGGTCCTCTGCGGCGTCGATGGTGAGGGCCTCTTCCCACAGCGCTTGTTCGGCCAGACGCCAGGCCGGTTTGTCGGTGACCTCGACGTCCACGAATCCGGCGCGCGGTAGCTGCCTGAGCAGATCCAGCTGCCGCATTCGCGGGGACAGTCGCTCGTCGGTCGTGTCCAGGGCTTCCCAGCAGGTGATGACCATACGCCCGCCGGGGAGGAGAACCCGGCGGCACTCCCGCAGTGCGTCCAGCTTCGGCTCGGCGAACTGCAGGGAGTCGACGATGAGCACCGCGTCGACCGACGCCGGGCTCAGGCCCGTGCCGGTCAGCTCCCCCACCCGGAAGTCGGCCCGGTCCGCCAGCCCCAGCGCCTGAGCCCGACGCCGAGCCTGCTCGATCGCGACCGCCGAGAAGTCCACCCCGGCGACCCGGCAACCACTGCGCCGCGCGATCTCCAGCCCGTACCCGCCGCGACCGCACGCCAGGTCCAGCAACGCCTGCCCGTCGCGCAGGTCGAGCGCCGCCACCACCTCGTCGAGCCCGGCTCCGCTCAGCAGACTGGTGGACTGCAGGCCCGGCGGAAGGCCGAGCACGCGCCGCACGAGCTCGTCGGCAACCGGCGACTCGATCCGATCCGCGTACCAGCGGTCGAACTCCGCAGCGCTTCCCGTCACCCTCCGACCATCCCACATCGCCGCGGGCAGGAGCAGTTTTCGGAGCGGCCGGACTCAGCCGTGCAGGGCGCTGCCCGCCTGCCAGGCGTTCCAGCTGATGGCCCAGTCGCCGTGGCCGTTGTTGATGGTCAGCTGCGGGCCGCCCGAGTTGGTGATCTCGACGACGTCACCGACGTTGAAGTTGTCGAAGAACCACTTGGCGTTCTCGGTGTTCATGTTGAGGCAGCCGTTGGAGACGTTGTCGCTGCCTTGCACGCCGACCGTCTTCAGGTTCTCGTGCAGGTATTCGCCGTCGTTGGAGATCCGGACGTCCCAGTTCTCCGGTGCCTTGTAGTAGCCGGGGTCACCCTCGCACACGCCGTAGGTGCAGGAGTCCATGATCGTGTGGTCCACCTTCGACAGCACGGTGTGCGTGCCGTTGAACGTCGGCGTCGGGCCCCGCGGCGGGGTGTCGACGGTCTTGCCCATGCTGATCGGCGCGGTCTTCACCAGCTGCCCGTTGTGGAATGCCTTGATCTGGTGCGTCTTGCCGTCCGCCTTGGCGATCCAGGAGTCGTGCACCTTGTAGGTGGCCGAAACGTCCTGGCCGCCGTACACGCCGCCCCCGATCGGCATCCCGAAGGTCGTGGTCTCGAGCTTCACGGTCGAGCCGGCCTTCCAGTAGTCCTTGGGCCGGAAGTGCACTTCGCGCTTGCTCACCCAGTACCAGCCGCCGTCCTGGGCGGGCGTGGACGTCACCTTGAAGGACTTCTCCGCCGTGGCCTTGTCGGTGATGTCGTGGTCGAACTTCAGGCCGATGATCAGGCCGACGCCGAAATCGCCCGACGCCGGCTGGAAGAGCGAGGCCGTGGCGACCCCGGACGGCTTGAGCGTGTGCACTTCCCCGTGCTGCTCGGTCGCCGCGCCCGCCTGGTTCACCGCGGTGGCGGCCACCTGGTACGTGGCCCCGTATCGGAGGCGATCCTTGCTGGTCCACGTCGTCTTGTCCGGCGACAGGTCACCCTCGACGCCGTTGCCGGTCTGCGGGTTCGTGACCGTGACCGCCTGCAACGTGCCCCCCGATGCCTTGACGACGATCGGGTCCTTCGGGCTCAACTGGTCCCCGCCCTCGAAGGCCACCGTCGCAGCCGGCACCCCGGGCACCGTCGCCGTCCCGGCCGCGCCGGCTGCTCCCACCGCTTGCGCAGTCCCCGCGGTCTCGGTCTGTCCACTACATGCGGCCAGCAGTACGGCCACCAGGCCGAGCCCGGCGATGCGGATCGTTCTCACGATCCACAAGACGTGCCACCCCCGCCCCAAGTTGTGTAACGATCCGGTTTCTCGAGGACACGTCTCGCCCGAGGCCGGAGGTTGACCTATGTCAGGATCCTGACATACAGTGGCTCGTGTCAGGAACCTGACACGAAGAGAAGGAGCAGCACCATGCCCGCCACCGGTCCCGACTTCATTTCGCTCCAAGCGCGCGACCTCGACGCTTCGCAGGCGTTCTACGAGCAGTACCTGGGTCTCGTCCGCTCACCGGCCGGACCTCCGCACGCCGTCGTCTTCGAGACGAAGCCGATCGCGTTCGCGCTCCGGGACGTCGTTCCCGGCACCGATCTCGCCTCCGTCGCCCAGCCCGGCATCGGTGCCGCGATCTGGCTCCACGCCACCGACGTCCAGGCCATTCACGATGCGCTCGTCGCCGACGGTCACCCCATCGTCTCCGCACCGATCGACGGCCCCTTCGGCCGGACATTCACCTTCGCCGACCCCGACGGCTACCGGATCACCCTGCACGACCGCGCCTGATCAGCCGGCCACCCCCGCCGTCAGTCGCTCAGCCGCTCCGGATCGGCGTCGAGCGCGTCGAGCACCGCTTCGCCGTTCGTCCTCGCCCACTCGGTCAGCAGGTGGATCGGATCGATCAGCGTCGCCCCGAGCGGGGTGAGCTCGTACTCGACGCGGGGCGGCGCCTCGGCGTAGGCGTGACGGCGGATGAGCCCGTGCGCCTCGAGCCGTCGCAGCGTCTGGGTGAGCACCTTGCGGGAGACACCGCCGATCAGCTCGATCAGCTCGCCGTGGCGCACCGGGCCCTGGCTGAGGCCGTAGAGCACGACCGCCGTCCACTTGTCGGCGATCAGCTCGATCGTCAGACGCGCCGGGCAGTCGGCGAGAAAGGAACCGCCGGGACCGAAGCCGCTCATGGCACCCAAGGTACCTGCGGGTTCCTATCGGAAACCTAGCCTGGGGCTCTCCCCCCTTCGAAGCAGGAGAGTCATGCGAGCCATCACCCAGCAGGCATTCGGCGGTCCCGAGGTGCTCACCGCCGTGGACGCACCCGAGCCCCGGCCGCTGCCGACCGAGGTCCTCGTCCGGGTCGCGGCGATCGGGCTCAACCCACTGGAGGCGCGCCTGCGCGCCGGGGAGTTCCCGCTGCTCGGGCCGCCGCCGTTCGTGCTCGGCTGGGACATCAGCGGCGTGGTCGCCGAGGCGCCGCAGACGTGGCGGCTGCGGCCCGGCGACGAGGTGTTCGGGATGCCGCTGTTCCCGCGGGTGGCCAACGCGTACGCCGAGGTCGTGGCCGCCCCGGCGTTGCACCTGGCGCGCAAGCCCGCCTCGCTCTCGCACGCCGAAGCGTCGGCGCTGCCGAGCGTCGGGCTGACGGCGTGGCAGGGCCTCGTCGACCTCGGCGACGTGACCGAAGGCGACCGTGTCCTGGTCCACGGCGGCGGTGGCGGGGTCGGCCACGTCGCGATCCAGATCGCGAAAGCGCTCGGCGCGTACGTGATCACGACCGCCGGCGGAAGCAAGCGGGAGTTCGTCGAGGGGTTCGGCGCCGACGAAGTGATCGACTACACGGCGGTCGACTTCGCCGAGGCGGTCCGCGACATCGACCTCGTGCTCGACACGATCGGCGGCGACACCGTCGAACGCTCGCTCGGCGTGCTCCGCCCGGGCGGTCACCTGGTGACGGCGGTCGCCGAGGAGGGTTCGGAGCTCGCCGCGAAGTTCGAAGCGGCCGGTATGCGCTTCAGCGGCATCGCGGTCGACCCCGATCCGGTCGCCCTGCGCGGTCTCGCCGACCTCGTCGACCAGGGCAAGCTCCGGGTCCACGTGCAGGAGACGTTCCCGTTCGAGCGGGTCGCCGACGCGCACCGGCTGCTCGACCGCGGCCACCTCCGGGGCAAGCTCGTCCTCACCGTCTGATCCCTGCCGCCGCACCGAAGGACATGGCTAAGCTCGAATCCTCGGTTTCCCCTCTCGGAGGTTCTCGTGGAGCGCCTGGTTCCCGACGTCGCGGGCGTCGACGCGGCTCTCGCCCGCCGGATGCTGGCCACGGCCGGGTGCCCGGACGCGGATCGCATCCCCAAGGTCGGGCACGCCGGGGAAATCCGCGACCACGAAGGCGGCCGGGTGCAGGTCATGCACAACGGCCTGCTCGTCGAGGAGGGCGGCTACTACGGCGCCTGGATGACCGAGACCATCCGCGCCCTGTGTGGACACCACGAACCGCAGGAAGAGCTTGTCTACCACCGCATCGTGGAGCGGCTGGCCACCGAGGGCGGCGAACCGGTCATGATCGAGTTCGGCAGTTTCTGGACGTACTACGGTCTCTGGTTCTGCCACGCCATCCCGACCGGCCGGGTCGTCGCGCTCGAACCGGATCCCGCCTACCTCGATGTCGGACGCCGCAATGCCGGGCTCAACGGCTACACCCACCGCGTCCGGTTCGTCCAGGCGGCGATCGGTGACGAGCCCGGCGAATCGATGGACTTCGAGGCCGAGAGTGACGGCAGGACGTACCCGCTTCCCCAGCACGACCTCGCTTCCCTGATGAGCGAGGCGGACGTGGCCCGGGTGGACCTCGTCCTGGCCGACGTCCAAGGCGCCGAAACCATCCTGCTCGAGCGGGCGCGCGGCGACTTCGAAGCCGGCCGGGTGCGGTTCCTCGTCGTCTCGACCCACCACCACTCCATCTCCGGCGATCCGCTCACCCACCAGAACGCCCTTCGGCTCCTGCTCGACGCCGGCGCGCACGTCGTCGCCGAGCACACCGTCGGGGAATCCGTCAGCGGGGACGGCCTCATCGCGGTCTCCTTCGACGCGCGCGACAAGGATTTCACCGTCCCCGTCAGCCATGCGCGTTACCGCGAATCCTTCTTCGGCGAAACCGAACACGACCTCGCCACCGCGCTCACGGCGAGGGCCGACGCCGAAAGCGCCTGGAAATCCGCCGACGAATACGCCAAACGCCTCGAGCGGGAACTGGCCCGCGTCACCGCCGAACGCGACCACCTCGAAGCCGAACTCGACGCGCTTGGCCACCGGGCGACGCCGGGGCACCGGGTTTGAGGCGGCCGTCCCCGTGGTACTGACGGGGATCATGCTGTCCCGCTTTGGAGGGTGCTCGTGCAGATCCAGGTCAACACCGACCACAACGTCCACGGTGGCGAAGGACTGGCCACCTACGTGACCACCGACCTGGAGAACAGCCTGTCCCGGTTCGGCGGTTGGCTGACCCGGGTGGAGGTGCACCTGAGCGAGGACGGCGGCGGGAAACCGGACGACAAGAAGTGCGTGATCGAGGCGCGGCCCGGTGGCAAGCAACCGGTCGCGGTCACCCACCACGCGACCACTGTGGACGACGCCTACGCCGGAGCGGCGCACAAACTGGGGAGGGTGCTGGACTCCCGGTACACCCGCGCCCACGACCACAAGGGCAGCGACAGCATCCGGCACATGCCCGCGCCGGAGGACCCGGAGCAGGTCGGCGCGCTCGCGGACGAGCCGCGGGACTGAGCCCCGGGCGACGGCTCGGCCACCGCGCAGGAGCTTGGTCAGGAACCGGGTCGGCGCGGTGGCGCGGGCCGCGGAACGGCCCTTTCCAGCCACACGGAATCCGGGCCGCCGCCGGCGTCACTTTCCTTTTCAGGTAGGTGAATCCGTGGCGGACGTGGAACTTCGCCGCCCGGTCGTTTCCCGCCACGTGCCCCCTGTCCCCGGTGACCCCGCGACCGGATCACCGGCGCCCGATGGCGGTGCAGAGCCGGTCCCAGTTGCCCGAGGCGATCCTCAGCCGGTCCGCGTCGCTCAGCGGGGTCTGCGTCAGGAGGGCGCGTGCCCGGCCCGCGGTGCGGTGACGAAGGGGTAGTCGGTCGAGAACAGGCTGCGGTCGAAGACCCCGCTCAGGACGAGGTGGAGGATCTGCACGCCGCTGTGGTCACCAGGCCGCTGGTTGCGTCGCACGCACCGTATCGGAGGCCAGACGCCGAACCTCTGTCGGCAGCACCAGCATTTCAGTCCCTGCTCCGACTGTCACGAAGCCGCCGCCACACCAGTCCGACGCCGGCGGCCAGCGCACCGGCGACAAGCGGCCACCACGTCCGGAGCGGCTGCTGGTGGATCAAGGTCACCCCGGTGAACGAAATGACGAGAAAGAGAACGAAAGTACCGAGGAAGTCCTTTCCGTTCCACTTCGGCGGTTCACCTTCGGTCATTGCCAGCCTCACTGTCGAATCTTCATAACCGCGGGTTTGCCACCGCTTGCCCCCCGGGCTAGCCTGCCGGCCCTTGCTTCTTGAGTCCCCACGCTTCCCAGCGTCGTCCGTCAGGATCGAGTTGCTCGTACAGCGCGCTGGTGTGCTCCGCCCCGGTGAGCATCGCGACGGCGTTCTGCTGCTGCCGATTCAGCGCTTCCACCTCGGTGCGCAGTGCGGTGATCCGGCGGCGCAACCGCAGCCGGGTCCGCCACGGGTGCCAGAGCATCGCCAGCAGCAGACCGGTGGCGGCCGTCTGGTACTCCTGCGTCGCGCGGGCGAGCCGATCCGATTCGGCGCCGAGCACGCCGCCGATGCGGCGGTCGATCGTCGTCATCAGCGTGCTGTCGAGGAGGCGCTCGTGGGCGCCCCCGGCGAAGTCGGCCACCCGCCGGGGCATCCCGGCGACGAGGACCGCGGTCAGCAAGTCCGCGAGCGCGTCACGCAGGGCCTGATGAGCGTCGGCACCGTCGTCGAGGAGGGCGGCGACACCCAGTTCGACGGCGATGGACGGCCGGCGGTCGTTGCCGGACGGGTGCGGGGCCGCGCCGATCCCGATGCCGCGGACACCGCCGCTGATCTCACGCACCTTCGCCAGGTGGCGATGCACCTCGGCGCGCACCTGGCGCCGCTCCTGGATCTTGGTGAAGTAGTTGGTCAGCGCCGCACCGACGACGCCCCCACCGGTGGTGTAGGCCAGTTCGACCAGACCGGGCACGGAGACCGCCCTTCCCCCAGCGATGGGACAACGCCTCCGGACATCGTGTCAGAACAGGGTCGCGGGCTCGACCGGCTCCGGCTCGGGCAGTGGGTCGAGGCCGGGGACCAGCGCTCGCACGTCGTCGTGGAAGCGGCGGGCGAGGGACGGTGCGTCGTTGTTGTCGGGGGTGTGCACGAAAACCGTCGGCGACCGGCCCTCGCGCAGCCAGCCGGCGACCACTTCCGTCCACGGCCGCCACCCCTCGACCGTCTCCTCGACCGAGTCCCGGCCCAGGTAGCGGACGATCGGCTGGTCGGTCAGCGCCCGGGTGCGCCGCGGCAGCCGCGGTTTCTTGGCCCAGGCATCCTGCTCGGCCTCGCTGGCCGGCGGGCTCCCGAAGAAGACCGTGGTGTCGAACGGCACCCACTCGGCGCCCGCGTCGGCCAGCGCTCCTTCCAGCAGCGACGTCGAACCGGCGTCGGTGAAGAACGCGGGGTGGCGCACCTCCACGGCGCGCCGGCGGCCGGCGGGGAGCCGGCGCAGGAAGCGGCCGAGGGCATCGACGTCCGAGGGGCCGAACGAACCGGGCACCTGGGTCCACAGGACCGCCCGTTCGCCGAGGGGTTCGATCGCGTCCAGGAACGCCCGCATCTCGGTCTCGACCCCGGCGAACCGGCGCTCGTGCGTGACGACCTTGGGCACCT
This genomic window from Amycolatopsis mongoliensis contains:
- a CDS encoding winged helix-turn-helix transcriptional regulator, with translation MSGFGPGGSFLADCPARLTIELIADKWTAVVLYGLSQGPVRHGELIELIGGVSRKVLTQTLRRLEAHGLIRRHAYAEAPPRVEYELTPLGATLIDPIHLLTEWARTNGEAVLDALDADPERLSD
- a CDS encoding DUF72 domain-containing protein; translation: MWTHKAWAGRFLPPSLPAKERLRAYAGWCNAVEGNTTFYATPARETVATWAQQTGPGFRFVVKVPKVVTHERRFAGVETEMRAFLDAIEPLGERAVLWTQVPGSFGPSDVDALGRFLRRLPAGRRRAVEVRHPAFFTDAGSTSLLEGALADAGAEWVPFDTTVFFGSPPASEAEQDAWAKKPRLPRRTRALTDQPIVRYLGRDSVEETVEGWRPWTEVVAGWLREGRSPTVFVHTPDNNDAPSLARRFHDDVRALVPGLDPLPEPEPVEPATLF
- a CDS encoding NADP-dependent oxidoreductase, whose translation is MRAITQQAFGGPEVLTAVDAPEPRPLPTEVLVRVAAIGLNPLEARLRAGEFPLLGPPPFVLGWDISGVVAEAPQTWRLRPGDEVFGMPLFPRVANAYAEVVAAPALHLARKPASLSHAEASALPSVGLTAWQGLVDLGDVTEGDRVLVHGGGGGVGHVAIQIAKALGAYVITTAGGSKREFVEGFGADEVIDYTAVDFAEAVRDIDLVLDTIGGDTVERSLGVLRPGGHLVTAVAEEGSELAAKFEAAGMRFSGIAVDPDPVALRGLADLVDQGKLRVHVQETFPFERVADAHRLLDRGHLRGKLVLTV
- a CDS encoding L,D-transpeptidase, translated to MLAACSGQTETAGTAQAVGAAGAAGTATVPGVPAATVAFEGGDQLSPKDPIVVKASGGTLQAVTVTNPQTGNGVEGDLSPDKTTWTSKDRLRYGATYQVAATAVNQAGAATEQHGEVHTLKPSGVATASLFQPASGDFGVGLIIGLKFDHDITDKATAEKSFKVTSTPAQDGGWYWVSKREVHFRPKDYWKAGSTVKLETTTFGMPIGGGVYGGQDVSATYKVHDSWIAKADGKTHQIKAFHNGQLVKTAPISMGKTVDTPPRGPTPTFNGTHTVLSKVDHTIMDSCTYGVCEGDPGYYKAPENWDVRISNDGEYLHENLKTVGVQGSDNVSNGCLNMNTENAKWFFDNFNVGDVVEITNSGGPQLTINNGHGDWAISWNAWQAGSALHG
- a CDS encoding FkbM family methyltransferase, coding for MERLVPDVAGVDAALARRMLATAGCPDADRIPKVGHAGEIRDHEGGRVQVMHNGLLVEEGGYYGAWMTETIRALCGHHEPQEELVYHRIVERLATEGGEPVMIEFGSFWTYYGLWFCHAIPTGRVVALEPDPAYLDVGRRNAGLNGYTHRVRFVQAAIGDEPGESMDFEAESDGRTYPLPQHDLASLMSEADVARVDLVLADVQGAETILLERARGDFEAGRVRFLVVSTHHHSISGDPLTHQNALRLLLDAGAHVVAEHTVGESVSGDGLIAVSFDARDKDFTVPVSHARYRESFFGETEHDLATALTARADAESAWKSADEYAKRLERELARVTAERDHLEAELDALGHRATPGHRV
- a CDS encoding YegP family protein, which produces MAGKFEVYRDKAGKFRFRLKAGNGEVVAVGEAYESKTGAKAGCEAVQRAAAGAPIVETDS
- a CDS encoding class I SAM-dependent methyltransferase → MTGSAAEFDRWYADRIESPVADELVRRVLGLPPGLQSTSLLSGAGLDEVVAALDLRDGQALLDLACGRGGYGLEIARRSGCRVAGVDFSAVAIEQARRRAQALGLADRADFRVGELTGTGLSPASVDAVLIVDSLQFAEPKLDALRECRRVLLPGGRMVITCWEALDTTDERLSPRMRQLDLLRQLPRAGFVDVEVTDKPAWRLAEQALWEEALTIDAAEDLAMQSMQEEARRVLATFDGLRRVLATASAPDPAPLP
- a CDS encoding VOC family protein, yielding MPATGPDFISLQARDLDASQAFYEQYLGLVRSPAGPPHAVVFETKPIAFALRDVVPGTDLASVAQPGIGAAIWLHATDVQAIHDALVADGHPIVSAPIDGPFGRTFTFADPDGYRITLHDRA
- a CDS encoding HPF/RaiA family ribosome-associated protein codes for the protein MQIQVNTDHNVHGGEGLATYVTTDLENSLSRFGGWLTRVEVHLSEDGGGKPDDKKCVIEARPGGKQPVAVTHHATTVDDAYAGAAHKLGRVLDSRYTRAHDHKGSDSIRHMPAPEDPEQVGALADEPRD
- a CDS encoding nitrate reductase subunit alpha; its protein translation is MSTRPVPANDHVPGHGPLLGARRFFTKETVGDHGRTLHQIDSGAWESFYRDRWSYDRVVRSTHGVNCTGSCSWNVFVKDDLITWEHQATDYPTTGPDSPDYEPRGCPRGASFSWYEYSPSRVRHPYVRGSLLTMFRAGLKRFGDPVAAWADIVEDPRKAEAYKGQRGRGGFVRATFDEATTMVAAAHVHTTKTVGPDRVVGFSPIPAMSMASFAAGTRYHALLGGTLLSFYDWYADLPVASPQVWGDQTDVPEAGDWWNATYLIMWGSNIPVTRTPDAHFLAEARYRGTKVVAVSPDYADNVKFADDWLAPHPGTDGALAMAMGHVVLTEFFRDRPVPYFTDYVRSYTDLPFLVTLREREPGVYATDRFLTAADLGDGDASAQHKTVLLDDATGGPVVPNGSLGFRYGAEGEGRWNLDLGDVVPALGVLDHATEAVAVDLARFDVGETEGGATMRRGVPVVRVGDHLVTGVFDLVMAQYGVRRGDLPGDWPTGYDDAGAPNTPAWQERITGVPAAMAAKIGREFARNAERSHGRSLIALGAGANQWFHSDMTYRAFIALVTLTGCQGVNGGGWAHYVGQEKARPLTGQQHLSFAFDWQRPMRHQASTPFWYLHTDQWRYEKVPADELASPLGQGRLAGMTFADTVAAAQRMGWSPGHPAFDRNPLDLPDEAAAAGVSTAQHIVNELREGRLHAVADDPDAPANFPRCLTLWRANLLGSSGKGNEFFMKHLLGVDSLASAEECGPGERPRDVAWRDEAPTGKLDLLTTIDFRMTNTGLHSDIVLPAATWYEKHDISTTDMHPFVHAFSPAVAPPGEVHTDYDAFLALADKVSELAVTHLGTRRDVLAAPLQHDTPDELATPSGRVRDWKYGECDPVPGVTMPKLVEVERDYTLIGAKMRAVGPLLDKLGTTTKGITVDVTPELEYLRRRNGVVPDGPFAGRPSLSTADRMCEAILALSGTTNGRVAHEGFLQLEKRTGQPFTDLVEGHETDHVTYAATQQAPQPVFTSPEWSGSEKGGRRYSPFTINVERRKPWHTLTGRQHFFVEHDWVAELGEHLPGYRPPLNMARHFGKPGELADGGVTVRFLTPHAKWSIHSMYHDNELMLALSRGGPVIWLSVEDAAKIGVADNDWVEAVNRNGVVVARAVVSHRMPEGTVFQYHSPERTVNVPKTEKTGKGKGKRGGYHNSMTRLLVKPTHLAGGHAQLTYAFNYYGPIGSQRDEITVIRRRSQNVEY